One region of Solanum pennellii chromosome 6, SPENNV200 genomic DNA includes:
- the LOC107021408 gene encoding methyl-CpG-binding domain-containing protein 4-like: MAKDSPKTPKSRSATNPSVSVWAAQCEKCLKWRRIATQEQFEDIRSRFTEEPFNCPNGSCDDPADIEYDASRTWAIDKPNLPKTPSGFKRELCLRRDYSKMDTYYFTPLGKKLRSFTEVTTFLEQNPQFTDVKSSDFSFTSPKVMDDTVPSTALLANSHKKGAAK, translated from the exons ATGGCGAAAGATTCACCAAAAACTCCCAAG TCGAGGTCGGCGACGAATCCATCAGTTAGCGTTTGGGCAGCACAGTGTGAAAAATGCTTGAAATGGAGGAGGATTGCGACGCAGGAACAATTTGAAGATATCAGAAGTAGGTTTACTGAAGAACCCTTTAACTGCCCCAATGGTTCTTGTGATGATCCTGCAGACATTGAGTACGATGCTTCTCGAACTTGGGCTATTGACAAGCCCAATCTCCCTAAAACCCCATCTGGCTTTAAGAGAGAATTGTGCCTCAGGAGAGATTACTCTAAGATggatacttattatttcacTCCTTTAGGGAAGAAACTCAGATCCTTTACTGAAGTTACTACTTTTCTTGAACAAAATCCCCAGTTCACTGACGTTAAATCCTCAGATTTCAGCTTTACCAGCCCCAAAGTTATGGATGACACCGTACCCTCTACCGCTCTTCTTGCCAACTCTCACAAGAAGGGTGCAGCTAAATGA
- the LOC107021575 gene encoding auxin-binding protein T92: MKSGVSSFQTDGTIMIRHGVVILVALLWFSTAEASQCSINGLPLVKNISEFPLHNYGRSGLSHTTIAGSVLHGMKEIEVWLQTFAPGCRTPIHRHSCEEVFIVLKGQGTLYLAPSSHSKYPGNPQEFHIFPNSTFHIPVNDVHQIWNTGEHEDLQALVVISRPPVKVFMYDDWSMPHTAAKLKFPYYWDEKCYQTTTRKDEL; this comes from the exons ATGAAAAGTGGAGTTTCCAGTTTTCAGACTGATGGTACGATAATGATCCGCCATGGCGTCGTCATACTAGTTGCTCTTTTGTGGTTTTCCACAGCCGAAGCTTCTCAGTGCTCAATTAATG GACTGCCACTCGTGAAGAATATCAGCGAGTTTCCACTACACAACTACGGGAGGTCAGGTTTATCTCACACTACAATTGCTGGTTCAGTCTTGCACGGCATGAAAGAG ATAGAGGTGTGGCTACAAACATTTGCCCCCGGATGTCGCACACCAATCCACAGGCACTCATGTGAAGAAGTTTTTATCGTCTTGAAGGGTCAAGGCACTCTCTATCTTGCTCCTAGTTCACATTCAAAGTACCCAGGAAACCCACAGGAGTTTCATATATTCCCTAATAGCACTTTTCATATCCCCGTTAATGATGTACACCAG ATATGGAACACTGGTGAACATGAAGATTTACAAGCTTTAGTTGTTATATCTCGTCCTCCAGTGAAAGT GTTTATGTACGATGACTGGTCGATGCCACACACAGCTGCCAAATTGAAGTTCCCGTATTACTGGGATGAGAAATGTTATCAGACAACAACGAGGAAAGACGAGCTTTAG
- the LOC107021513 gene encoding RNA demethylase ALKBH10B-like: MPPAADVVGHHRVVPLDSKVTPTAFMVSETFAKDAILAWFRGEFAAANAIIDALCNHITQLEGGRAEHESVFAAIHRRRLNWIPILQMQKYCSIAEVTLDLRKVAERKIKEREEFAISKQFDNQASTHEIVDGDDSPETDITHEIVDGDDSPETDITHDTGLLIQHLEESVEFCSNHENCEARHAHIKMTKGFVSKELVKGHMVNVVRGLKLFEDIFTPNEISKLNDLVDELRVAGQNGELSGETFILFNQQVKGNKREMIQLGTPIFGHIKEEAMCQKSNIEPIPALLQGVIDHLIQWNLISESRRPNSCVINYFDEGEYSQPFMKPPHLDQPVSTLLLSESMMAFGRALVSDSDGNYKGSFMLSLKQGSLLVMRGNSADMARHALCSSASKRVAITFFKVRTEMNNFVSDQKIPPLTKAMTLWQPGVPTHYSTANGAANGYKIMDVMPKWGFLRAPEFMVAPVRPMVLSPRKIPTGGTGVFLPLSRKPAKHIPPRAQKRRFLELPSPSGSPKSASSSEASTAI, from the exons ATGCCGCCAGCTGCCGACGTTGTTGGACACCACCGTGTAGTACCCTTAGATTCTAAGGTTACGCCCACGGCCTTCATGGTATCGGAGACGTTTGCTAAGGACGCAATATTAGCGTGGTTCAGGGGAGAGTTTGCTGCTGCAAATGCGATTATAGATGCGCTTTGCAACCATATAACTCAGCTTGAGGGAGGAAGAGCAGAGCATGAATCGGTGTTTGCAGCCATCCACCGCCGGAGGCTGAATTGGATCCCAATTCTACAGATGCAAAAGTACTGTTCCATTGCCGAGGTTACACTCGATCTACGTAAAGTCGCTGAGAGAAAGATCAAGGAGAGAGAGGAGTTTGCAATCTCCAAACAGTTCGATAACCAGGCAAGCACTCATGAAATAGTGGATGGAGATGATTCTCCTGAAACTGACATCACTCATGAAATAGTGGATGGAGATGATTCTCCTGAAACTGACATCACTCATGATACAG GACTCTTAATACAACACTTGGAAGAAAGTGTTGAATTCTGCTCAAACCATGAGAACTGTGAGGCAAGGCATGCCCACATCAAGATGACAAAGGGGTTTGTGTCGAAAGAGCTAGTCAAAGGGCAtatg GTGAATGTAGTGCGAGGTCTCAAGTTATTCGAAGACATATTTACTCCAAATGAAATCTCTAAACTAAATGATTTAGTGGACGAACTTCGTGTTGCTGGCCAGAATGGTGAACTCTCAG GtgaaacttttattttattcaaccAGCAAGTGAAGGGCAACAAAAGAGAGATGATTCAGCTTGGGACCCCAATTTTCGGACATATAAAAGAGGAGGCCATGTGTCAAAAGA GTAACATTGAACCCATTCCAGCTCTTCTACAAGGTGTCATAGACCACCTGATTCAGTGGAATCTAATATCAGAAAGTAGAAGGCCTAACAGCTGTGTAATCAACTATTTTGATGAG GGGGAGTATTCACAGCCTTTCATGAAACCACCACATTTGGACCAGCCGGTGTCTACCCTTCTCCTCTCTGAATCAATGATGGCATTTGGTAGAGCTCTTGTGAGTGATAGTGATGGGAACTACAAAGGATCATTCATGCTTTCTCTTAAACAAGG GTCTCTTTTAGTCATGAGAGGAAACAGTGCCGATATGGCTAGACATGCACTGTGCTCATCAGCTAGCAAAAGAGTTGCTATTACATTCTTCAAAGTAAGAACAGAGATGAATAACTTCGTCTCGGATCAAAAAATCCCTCCTCTGACTAAAGCAATGACCTTATGGCAGCCTGGTGTCCCAACACATTATTCAACTGCAAATGGAGCAGCTAATGGTTATAAGATTATGGATGTGATGCCTAAATGGGGTTTCCTTCGAGCTCCAGAATTTATGGTAGCTCCTGTGCGTCCGATGGTTCTAAGCCCTCGAAAAATTCCAACTGGTGGTACTGGTGTCTTTCTTCCATTATCAAGAAAACCTGCAAAACATATTCCACCACGTGCCCAGAAAAGGCGGTTTCTTGAGCTACCTTCCCCTAGTGGGTCGCCTAAATCAGCGAGCAGTTCAGAAGCAAGTACGGCTATTTAG